The Methanosarcina acetivorans C2A genome includes the window CACTCCACCAGGAATATCTGGATAGATTCATTGGGGCCGATTATAACCTTTCTAATGTCGGACTGTTTGCCTATCCGGCTTAACTGAATTTTTAACAGACAGGAGAGTGACAACTATGAAAGAATTCCCTGAAAATAGAGTTCCATTAACTCGAATATATGAAATGTCTCTTGCATCCGTGCAGACAAATGCAATGGTTGCGGGAGTTGAGCTTACCATCTTCGATCAGCTCAGTATACCTATCCAGGCAGGAGAACTTGCTAAAACATGTGGATTTGATCCCAGAATTACGGCAGAATACCTCAATGTCCTGACTGCCTGCGGTCTTGTGATCAAAAAGAACGGATTTTATCAAAACAGCCAGGGAGCTGAGCAATACCTGGTAACTGGTAGCCCGACCTACTATGGAGATCTAATTTTACTTGAGTATGAGCGCATGGCCATGAGTCCTAAAGAGATAGCTGAGCGAGTTAGAAACGGGCCGGCCTTTCAAAAAGAAAAAGAAAACATGAATTCGGAAGAGTTCTGGATACGATATGCGCGATCAATGGCAAACTGGGAACGTTCCGGAACCGCCCAGAAGATTGCGGATACTATCGCATCATTGTCGGAATTCTCTTCGATGAGGAAAATGCTTGACCTTGGAGGAGGTCCAGGTCTGATGAGTATCACGGTTTTGGCCCGTCATCCATCAATGAAAGGTGTAGTGTTTGACCAGCCGGCTGTGGTCAATGTCACTGAGGAGTTCATCGAAGAGTATGAACTTTCTGAAAGGCTGACAACAATGGGCGGTGATTACCTGAAAGATTCTATTGGCAGTGGCTACGACCTGATCCTTGCAAGCTGCACGCTCAACTTTGCCAGGGATTGCATGGATAAAATAGTAAAAAAGATTTATGACGCACTCAATCCGGGTGGAGTTTTTGTAAGTCTTCATGATGGAATGCATGAAGAAGGTACAAAGCCGGCTATTCATGTCTTGAATATGATGCCCAGCGCCCTATCTGGATACAATTGTAGCCTTAGCAAGGGTTTTATTGCAAATTCGATACTCAATGCAGGGTTTCAGTCTGTCTGGTCACAGACAATTAACCTCGACGTAGGACCTTTCGATATGGACATCGCCCGGAAAACTCCCGAAGAAACAAAAACTTAAACGGGTTGACGGTTTATGGATTATGACCCTCAAAAAAACCTATGTCAAACAGAAATAAGTCGTATCACGGAGAGGTATTATCACTTTACCTCTAAAAAAATCCTCTTTATTGTTGCCTTATGCCTGCTTATCGTCATCAGCATAGGGATCGCCGCATCGACCGGCTCTGCTGATGTTTCTTTCGGAGATGTTTATGTTTCAATTCTCAGCAAAATATTCCCCAATGAAGCAGAGAGTTCCTGGGTAGTAGATACCTGCCTCTGGAAACTCCGGTTTCCCCGTATTTTTATGGGGCTCTTTGCCGGGATTGCACTTGGGACAGCCGGAACTGCAACGCAGGGGACTTTGAAAAATCCACTTGCCGATCCGTATATGCTCGGAATTGCGTCAGCTGCAGGGTTTGGTGCAGCGATTGCGATCATATTCGGGACCGGGATTTTTGCCGGCAAGTATCTCGTTGTCGGAAATGCCTTCTTCTTCTCACTAATCGCTGCCGCAATCATCATCGCCATTGCAGAGAAAAAAGGCGGTTCAGCAGAGGCGATGGTCCTTACCGGGATCGCTGTGATGTTTTTTTTCCAGGCCCTCACCACCTTTGTAGAATATTTTGCAGAAGCAGAAGCAGTAAAGGGTGCAATGTTCTGGATGGTCGGAGACCTCGGGAAAGCCAGATGGGAAGACTTCTGGTTTGTTATCCCCATCACGGGGATACTTGTTCCCGTACTCATCTGGAAGTCCTGAGACCTTAACATCATAGGGGCAGGGGACGAGAGCGCAAAGAGCCTCGGGATAAATGTCAAAAGGTTCCGGGTTCTCATCATGGCAGTCTCCTCGCTTCTGGTTGCAGGAGTAGTCAGTTTTGTCGGAGCTATCGGGTTTATCGGGCTGATCTCGCCTCATATCTGCCGGCTGATCATTGGAGGAGATAATCGCTTCCTGATCCCTGCATCCGGGCTGATAGGAGCAGTCTTCCTGATTATCTCTGATTCTATTGCACGGACAGTTCTCTCACCCGCAGTTATTCCCGTAGGGGTGATCACTGCATTCCTCGGCGTTCCTTTCTTTGTGTACCTTATTATGTACAGGAGGGAGTACTGATGAAGCTCTCGCTCGACGGGGTCACGCTCTCATACGCTTCGGTGACGGTGTTGCACGGAATTTCAATGGAATTTTGTGAACCGGGCGTTGTCGGTATAATAGGGCCAAACGGCGCCGGAAAGAGTACGCTACTCCGCTGTATCAATAATGTCCTTACACCTAAGAGCGGTAGGATCTGTCTAGATGAGCAGAAAACCTATGACATGGACGCGGCTGAAATCGCTCGAAATTTCGGATATGTTCCCCAGGAGTTCCCGATAACCTTTCAAGCAACTGTTTTTGACACGGTACTTATGGGCAGGCGTCCGTTCTCGTCCTGGAGGGTTAGCAGGAATGATGTTGAAATCGCTGCTGGAGCCGTCAAAATGTTGAACCTCGAGCAGGTCGCACTCAGGTACCACTCGGAACTCTCTGGTGGTCAGCAACAGCGAGTAATGATAGCCCGAGCACTCGCCCAGAATAGCCGGGTGCTCCTCCTTGACGAGCCGACTTCCAAACTCGACATCAGGCACCAGCTTGAAGTGATGGATATCATCCGTGCCCTTGTAGACAAACGAGGTCTGCTTTCTATTCTTGTAATCCATGATCTCAACCTTGCTTCCAGATACGCTGACAAACTTATCATGCTCAAAGATGGGAAGATATACGCAGCTGGAGATCCTGTCTCTGTCCTGACACAGAAGAATATTAGGGCAGTCTATGGAGTCGAAGCTGCGGTGGTGCTCGAGGACAATCTGCCGCATATTATCCCAAAAAGACCGGTATGAAGTCATCAAAAGCTTATTGGAAAAAGTTTCCCGAACAAATAATAATCTATAGCAGGGATATGTATCGGTAAAAAAATCTTTGATAGTTTAAGGTTGAAGGAGCATTGCTGAAGAACACCTCTACCTATGCAAAAGTTCAGGAGAAAATACTAACATAACAGGATGTTGATGCGATTTTAGTTAAGTGCTGGAAACAAAAACATCCTGAGATGTTAGGATATAAAGGGTCTTTTCAACTACTCCATCTTAATCAAAGATCCGCAGAAATGGCTTTTCAGTTTATGTCTCCAAGCACCAGTCCATCAACTGAGCCGAACGAAGCTGAATCGCTGTTTCACGATCCACGCCATAGACTTCCTGATAAAATGACAGGACCCATTCGTTAAGGTCAATGTCCGCGAATTTTTCAGGGTATGCTGCCTTTGCGATAACCATCAGATCGATAGGATATTCCAGGCGCTTTTCACTGTTTCGGGGAGAATAAGGAAGAGAGACTACCCGGCGGTTTTTTACGGCCTGGAGTTCGTGAAGGTTTTTGTAATAGGGAGCTTCATAAAGTTCTTCAGGAGGAGCATAGTGTGCCGCAGTGCCGATTACAATGATATCGGGATCTATTGCCAGGACCTGTTCGGTACTGATCACCTCAAAGGAACCAAGATCGGAGCGAAAAGCGTTTTTTGCATTGATAACGTCCTCGATCATATACGACTCCGTTGTTTTCAGGCCCCAGGCAATCCCGGCTGAGGTCTGCGTACGGTGCATAGGAGAGAGGCCAAACACCAGCACATCAGGTTTTTCTTCATCCGAAATATTCTGTGTCCGTTCTTTGATCAGCTCCTGCCTGGACTCGAGGCATGAGGCGATTCGATCAGCTTCTTTTTCCTTTCCAAAGACCTGTCCTATGATGTGAATCTCATCTGAAATCGCCGTTGGATTCGAATTATCGTAACAGTTGGGACTATAAAGAACGACAAGAGGGATTCCAAGAGATTCGATTGTCTGGATACTCTTCTGTGCCCTTTCGTCTTCACTAGACAGGAATGCGGAGCTTCCCATGCGAATTATAACTACATCGGGTTCAAGAGAAGCAAGGGTTTCGTAGTTCATCGCCACACCATAATCCACTACAAGTGGAAGATCTTTTAAATCCGGAGACAGAGCCAGAGCCACATGTTTGCCTCCACTCACAGTAACATTCGTGCCGTTATCTGTAGGATAAGTAAAGTCTCCTTCATACTGGAGGCCTTTGGAACCAAGACCGATAAGTGTATCATTTACGCCAAGGACCACCATCACCTCTTCTACGAGGCCATCAGAGACGGTAACAGTCCTCTCAATGTTGACAGGCACCTTTACCTCAACTCCCCGGCTATCGATGACGATCCGGTACTCGTCGTCGGTTATGGTTTTTTCCTCCACGGTCTGCATGGGTGACTGAGTGCATCCTGCAACAGCCGTCGCAAAGAGAAGGATCAGGCCCAATATAATTAGAGATCGCTGCTGCATCCTTTCCCCTCCCACCAGATCATATAATCTATCACATCATTGTTCCAGTTTATCGTATCCGATGTCATAATCAATTCTCCGTATTGCATTTTGCTCTACATACTGATCGAAAGCATGCTGATTGTAGCTATTCTCCTGCATTTTTCCGGCCTTTCGGGTCTGCAGGTCTGCAGGCATGACTATTCTTATTCCTCCCGCCGTCTGCACAGCGCAGGTATTCTGGTAAATCAGGTCAAGGGTCCGCTCGTTGATTGTTTCTACAGGGCTGCCGTCAGCAATCACTCCACAATTTCCGACAACGACAACACGGTCGCAGAACCAGGCAACGTGATTAGGATCGTGACTGCAGGCGATGACAGTTCTGCCGTCCTCAACGACATTGCGCATGTTATGTAG containing:
- a CDS encoding ABC transporter substrate-binding protein; the protein is MQQRSLIILGLILLFATAVAGCTQSPMQTVEEKTITDDEYRIVIDSRGVEVKVPVNIERTVTVSDGLVEEVMVVLGVNDTLIGLGSKGLQYEGDFTYPTDNGTNVTVSGGKHVALALSPDLKDLPLVVDYGVAMNYETLASLEPDVVIIRMGSSAFLSSEDERAQKSIQTIESLGIPLVVLYSPNCYDNSNPTAISDEIHIIGQVFGKEKEADRIASCLESRQELIKERTQNISDEEKPDVLVFGLSPMHRTQTSAGIAWGLKTTESYMIEDVINAKNAFRSDLGSFEVISTEQVLAIDPDIIVIGTAAHYAPPEELYEAPYYKNLHELQAVKNRRVVSLPYSPRNSEKRLEYPIDLMVIAKAAYPEKFADIDLNEWVLSFYQEVYGVDRETAIQLRSAQLMDWCLET
- a CDS encoding ABC transporter ATP-binding protein encodes the protein MVASISTKNLLSTLGYEKNNNLFEVRKIGILVVLGITLIFIASVAVMTGNYYIATNDVIHTITKHLTFGDISAIPSLHNMRNVVEDGRTVIACSHDPNHVAWFCDRVVVVGNCGVIADGSPVETINERTLDLIYQNTCAVQTAGGIRIVMPADLQTRKAGKMQENSYNQHAFDQYVEQNAIRRIDYDIGYDKLEQ
- a CDS encoding ABC transporter ATP-binding protein, encoding MKLSLDGVTLSYASVTVLHGISMEFCEPGVVGIIGPNGAGKSTLLRCINNVLTPKSGRICLDEQKTYDMDAAEIARNFGYVPQEFPITFQATVFDTVLMGRRPFSSWRVSRNDVEIAAGAVKMLNLEQVALRYHSELSGGQQQRVMIARALAQNSRVLLLDEPTSKLDIRHQLEVMDIIRALVDKRGLLSILVIHDLNLASRYADKLIMLKDGKIYAAGDPVSVLTQKNIRAVYGVEAAVVLEDNLPHIIPKRPV
- a CDS encoding methyltransferase, which codes for MKEFPENRVPLTRIYEMSLASVQTNAMVAGVELTIFDQLSIPIQAGELAKTCGFDPRITAEYLNVLTACGLVIKKNGFYQNSQGAEQYLVTGSPTYYGDLILLEYERMAMSPKEIAERVRNGPAFQKEKENMNSEEFWIRYARSMANWERSGTAQKIADTIASLSEFSSMRKMLDLGGGPGLMSITVLARHPSMKGVVFDQPAVVNVTEEFIEEYELSERLTTMGGDYLKDSIGSGYDLILASCTLNFARDCMDKIVKKIYDALNPGGVFVSLHDGMHEEGTKPAIHVLNMMPSALSGYNCSLSKGFIANSILNAGFQSVWSQTINLDVGPFDMDIARKTPEETKT